A portion of the Mycobacterium paraseoulense genome contains these proteins:
- a CDS encoding acetate kinase, with translation MLVINSGSSSLKYQLVDPDSGAARATGNVERIGEESSPVRDHDAALRQAFDALSEQGIDLRTCGLVAVGHRVVHGGNTFYKPTRVDDAVIGKLTELSELAPLHNPPAIKGIEVARKLLPEVMHIAVFDTAFFHDMPPAAATYAIDRGLAERWQIRRYGFHGTSHRYVSEQAAAFLERPLRGTKQIVLHLGNGCSASAIAGTRPLDTSMGLTPLEGLVMGTRSGDIDPSIVGYLCHTANMSVDEVESMLNQRSGMLGLSGERDFRRLRTMIESGDGAAQLAYSVFTHRLRKYIGAYLAVLGHTDAITFTGGIGENDAAVRRDALAGLEELGVVLDERRNLGGGKGARQISAEESPIAVLVIPTNEELAIARDCVSALGG, from the coding sequence GTGCTGGTGATCAACTCGGGCTCGTCCTCGCTGAAATACCAGTTGGTCGACCCCGACTCCGGCGCGGCCCGCGCCACCGGCAACGTCGAACGGATCGGGGAGGAGTCCTCACCGGTCCGCGACCACGACGCCGCGCTGCGCCAAGCGTTCGATGCGCTGTCCGAGCAGGGCATCGACCTGCGCACCTGCGGGCTGGTGGCGGTGGGACATCGAGTCGTGCACGGCGGCAACACCTTTTACAAGCCCACGCGGGTGGATGACGCGGTGATCGGCAAGCTCACCGAATTGTCGGAACTGGCGCCGCTGCACAATCCGCCGGCGATCAAGGGGATCGAGGTGGCCCGCAAGCTGCTGCCGGAGGTTATGCACATCGCGGTGTTCGACACCGCGTTCTTTCACGACATGCCGCCCGCCGCCGCCACCTATGCCATCGACCGCGGCTTGGCCGAACGCTGGCAGATCCGCCGGTACGGTTTCCACGGCACGTCGCACCGGTACGTGAGCGAGCAGGCCGCCGCCTTCCTGGAGCGGCCGCTGCGGGGCACCAAACAGATTGTGCTGCACCTGGGTAACGGCTGCTCGGCGTCGGCGATCGCCGGTACCCGTCCCCTGGACACCTCGATGGGTCTGACGCCCCTGGAGGGCCTGGTGATGGGCACCCGCAGCGGCGATATCGACCCCAGCATCGTCGGCTACCTCTGCCACACCGCGAACATGAGCGTCGACGAGGTCGAGTCCATGCTCAACCAGCGGTCGGGGATGCTGGGCCTGTCTGGCGAGCGCGATTTCCGGCGGCTGCGCACCATGATCGAATCCGGCGACGGTGCCGCGCAATTGGCCTACAGCGTGTTCACCCACCGGCTGCGCAAATACATCGGCGCCTACCTGGCCGTGCTCGGGCACACCGATGCCATCACCTTCACCGGTGGCATCGGGGAGAACGACGCGGCGGTGCGTCGCGACGCGCTGGCCGGCCTGGAGGAGCTGGGCGTGGTGCTCGACGAGCGCCGAAACCTCGGCGGCGGCAAGGGCGCCCGGCAGATCTCCGCCGAGGAGTCCCCGATCGCCGTGCTGGTGATCCCGACCAACGAGGAGCTCGCGATCGCCCGCGACTGCGTCAGCGCGCTGGGCGGTTAG
- a CDS encoding serine/threonine-protein kinase PknG — protein sequence MTDPDDIEQPESGSEDVNPGTQPPDTQGGGPTTGRIQATQALFRPDFDDDDDFPHIALGTPDSEPQDRMTIGTRVLPPVRHLGGGLVEIPRVRDIDPLEALMTNPVVPEAKRFCWNCGKPVGRSGKQGKGTSEGWCPACGSAYSFLPQLSPGDIVANQYEVKGCIAHGGLGWVYLAVDHNVNDRPVVLKGLVHSGDAEAQAIAMAERQFLAEVVHPQIVQIFNFVEHKDRGGNPVGYIVMEYIGGQPLKHGKDQKLPVAEAIAYLLEILPALTYLHSIGLVYNDLKPENIMLTEEQLKLIDLGAVSRINSFGYLYGTPGFQAPEIVRTGPTVATDIYTVGRTLAALTVNLPTRNGRYVDGLPEDDPVLRTYDSFRRLLRRAIDPDPRRRFAGTEEMSAQLMGVLREVVAQDTGVPRPGLSTIFSPSRSTFGVDLLVAHTDVYLDGQVHSERLTAREIVTALQVPLVDPTDVAASVLQATVLSQPVQTLDSLRAARHGTLDAEGVEVAESIELPLMEVRALLDLGDVAKATRKLDDLAERVGWQWRLVWYRAVAELLTGDYDSATTHFTEVLDTFPGELAPKLALAATAELAGNVDEGKYYQTVWKTNDGVISAAFGLARWLSAEGDRAAAVRTLDEVPPTSRHFTTARLTSAVTLLSGRTKSEISEEDIRDAARRVEALPPTEPRVLQIRALVLGCAMDWLEDNNASTNHILGFPFTEHGLRLGVEAALRNLARVAPTQRHRYALVDMANKVRPTSTF from the coding sequence ATGACCGACCCGGACGACATCGAACAGCCGGAGTCCGGCTCCGAAGACGTGAACCCGGGCACCCAACCACCCGACACCCAGGGCGGCGGCCCGACGACCGGGCGCATCCAGGCCACCCAGGCGCTGTTCCGTCCCGATTTCGACGATGACGACGACTTCCCGCACATCGCGCTCGGCACCCCGGACAGCGAGCCGCAAGACCGGATGACCATCGGGACGCGGGTGCTGCCCCCGGTCAGACACCTCGGCGGCGGCCTGGTCGAGATCCCGCGGGTGCGCGACATCGACCCGCTCGAGGCCCTGATGACCAACCCGGTGGTGCCGGAGGCCAAGCGGTTCTGCTGGAACTGCGGCAAGCCGGTCGGCCGGTCCGGCAAACAGGGCAAGGGCACATCGGAGGGTTGGTGCCCCGCCTGCGGCAGCGCGTATTCGTTTCTGCCACAGCTGAGTCCGGGAGACATCGTCGCCAACCAGTACGAGGTCAAGGGTTGCATCGCGCACGGCGGCCTGGGCTGGGTGTATCTGGCCGTCGACCACAACGTCAACGACCGGCCGGTGGTCCTCAAGGGCCTGGTGCACTCAGGTGACGCCGAGGCGCAGGCGATCGCGATGGCCGAACGGCAGTTCCTCGCCGAGGTGGTCCACCCGCAGATCGTGCAGATCTTCAACTTCGTCGAGCACAAGGACCGGGGCGGCAACCCGGTCGGCTACATCGTCATGGAGTACATCGGCGGGCAGCCGCTCAAGCACGGCAAGGACCAGAAGCTGCCCGTCGCCGAGGCCATCGCCTACCTGCTGGAGATCCTGCCCGCGCTGACCTACCTGCACTCGATCGGCTTGGTCTACAACGATCTCAAGCCGGAGAACATCATGCTCACCGAGGAGCAACTCAAGCTGATCGACCTCGGCGCGGTGTCGCGGATCAACTCGTTCGGCTACCTCTACGGCACCCCCGGCTTCCAGGCGCCGGAGATCGTGCGCACCGGCCCGACGGTCGCCACCGACATCTACACCGTCGGCCGCACGCTCGCGGCGCTCACGGTGAACCTGCCCACCCGCAACGGCCGCTACGTCGACGGCCTGCCCGAAGACGATCCCGTCCTGAGGACGTACGACTCGTTCCGCCGGTTGCTGCGCCGGGCCATCGACCCCGACCCGCGGCGCCGGTTTGCCGGTACCGAGGAGATGTCCGCCCAGCTGATGGGCGTGTTGCGCGAGGTGGTGGCCCAGGACACCGGGGTGCCGCGGCCCGGGCTGTCGACCATCTTCAGCCCCAGTCGCTCGACATTCGGCGTGGACCTGCTGGTCGCGCACACCGACGTCTACCTGGACGGCCAGGTGCATTCGGAGCGGCTGACGGCCCGCGAGATCGTGACCGCGCTGCAGGTGCCGCTGGTCGATCCAACCGACGTCGCCGCCTCCGTGCTGCAGGCGACGGTGCTCTCCCAGCCGGTGCAGACGCTGGATTCGCTGCGCGCGGCCCGCCACGGCACCCTGGACGCCGAGGGCGTCGAGGTGGCCGAGTCGATCGAGCTGCCGCTGATGGAGGTCCGCGCGCTGCTGGACCTCGGTGACGTGGCCAAGGCCACCAGGAAGCTGGACGACCTGGCCGAGCGGGTGGGCTGGCAGTGGCGACTGGTCTGGTACCGGGCCGTCGCCGAGCTCCTCACCGGCGACTATGATTCCGCCACAACGCATTTCACCGAGGTGCTGGACACCTTCCCGGGGGAACTGGCGCCCAAACTCGCGTTGGCGGCCACCGCCGAGCTGGCCGGGAACGTGGATGAGGGGAAGTACTACCAAACGGTGTGGAAGACCAACGACGGGGTGATCTCGGCGGCCTTCGGGCTGGCCAGATGGCTGTCCGCCGAGGGTGATCGGGCCGCCGCCGTGCGCACGCTCGACGAAGTCCCGCCCACCTCAAGGCATTTCACTACCGCGCGGCTGACCAGTGCGGTGACCCTGCTGTCCGGGCGGACGAAGAGCGAGATCAGCGAGGAGGACATCCGCGACGCCGCCCGGCGCGTGGAGGCGCTGCCGCCCACCGAACCACGCGTGCTGCAGATCCGCGCGCTGGTGCTGGGCTGCGCGATGGACTGGCTGGAGGACAACAACGCCAGCACCAACCACATCCTCGGCTTCCCGTTCACCGAGCACGGGCTGCGGCTGGGCGTCGAGGCGGCGCTGCGCAACCTGGCCCGGGTCGCGCCCACCCAACGCCACCGCTACGCGCTGGTGGACATGGCGAACAAGGTGCGCCCGACGAGCACGTTCTAG
- a CDS encoding glutamate ABC transporter substrate-binding protein, with amino-acid sequence MTTRPARLRRAGAVLAAAAVLAGCSHTESLTVANVPTLPPPTPVGMQQLPPEPPLPADDPSQGCDLTASLRPFPTKAQADAAVADIRARGRLIVGLDIGSNLFSFRDPITGEITGFDVDIAGEIARDIFGAPSHVEYRILSSDERVTALQHSEVDVVVKTMTITCERRKQVNFSTVYLDANQRILVPRDSSIAKVSDLSGKRVCVAKGTTSLHRIRQIDPPPIVVSVVNWADCLVAMQQREIDAVSTDDSILAGLVEEDPYLHIVGPNMATQPYGIGVNLTNTALVRFVNGTLERIRRDGTWNTLYRKWLTVLGPAPAPPTPRYSD; translated from the coding sequence ATGACGACGCGGCCGGCCCGGTTGCGCCGGGCGGGCGCCGTGCTCGCCGCGGCGGCCGTGCTGGCCGGGTGTTCGCACACCGAATCGCTGACGGTGGCCAACGTGCCGACGCTGCCGCCGCCCACCCCGGTCGGCATGCAGCAGCTGCCGCCGGAGCCGCCGCTGCCGGCGGACGACCCCAGCCAGGGCTGCGACCTCACGGCGAGCCTGCGGCCCTTCCCCACCAAGGCGCAGGCGGACGCCGCGGTCGCCGACATACGCGCCCGCGGCCGGCTGATCGTCGGGCTCGACATCGGCAGCAACCTGTTCAGCTTCCGCGACCCGATCACCGGCGAGATCACCGGTTTCGACGTCGACATCGCCGGGGAGATCGCGCGCGACATCTTCGGCGCCCCGTCGCACGTCGAGTACCGCATCCTGTCGTCCGACGAGCGCGTCACCGCGCTGCAGCACTCCGAGGTCGACGTGGTGGTCAAGACCATGACCATCACCTGCGAGCGGCGCAAGCAGGTCAACTTCTCGACCGTCTACCTCGACGCCAACCAGCGCATCCTGGTCCCGCGGGACTCGTCCATCGCCAAGGTGAGCGACCTGTCCGGCAAGCGGGTCTGCGTGGCGAAGGGCACCACGTCGCTGCACCGGATCCGCCAGATCGACCCGCCGCCGATCGTGGTGTCGGTGGTCAACTGGGCGGACTGCCTGGTGGCCATGCAGCAGCGCGAGATCGACGCGGTCAGCACCGACGACTCGATCCTGGCCGGGCTGGTCGAGGAGGACCCCTACCTGCACATCGTGGGGCCCAACATGGCCACCCAGCCCTACGGAATCGGGGTCAACCTCACCAACACGGCACTGGTCCGGTTCGTCAACGGCACACTGGAGCGGATCCGCCGCGACGGCACGTGGAACACGTTGTACCGCAAGTGGTTGACGGTCCTCGGACCCGCGCCCGCCCCGCCCACGCCGAGGTACTCCGACTGA
- the glnX gene encoding protein kinase G-activating protein GlnX, with amino-acid sequence MTVELAHPSTEPQGSRSPAEPAHPRWWFISTTPGRILSIGIVLAVLGGICAFATSTTINHRQQVLTTVLNHTEPLSFAAGRLYTTLSVADAAAATAFIAEAEPPPVRQRYEQAITDASVAVTRASSGLTDEPLVQLLGRINAELAVYTGLIEIARTNNREGNPVGSSYLSEASGLMQSTILPDAAQLYQATSERVDAETTASTQIPAPVILVVTATAVFGIFAHRWLARRTRRRINPGLVVGGLAILVMVVWVGTALTISTAASRSAKDTAADSLRIVTNVAITAQQARADETLSLIRRGDEEKRKQSFYQRIDSMHTQLDQYMVRSDAVDKPDLQGADQLLLRWRQANDRINSYISVGNYRAATQVALGSSEDDSTPAFDKLEDQLVKAIDQSRAHLRNDVLNARNGLSGAQVGGVVLSLGAAVAVALGLWPRLREYR; translated from the coding sequence GTGACGGTTGAGCTGGCGCACCCGTCGACAGAGCCGCAGGGGTCGCGGTCGCCGGCCGAGCCAGCCCATCCACGCTGGTGGTTCATCTCCACCACGCCGGGCCGAATCCTGAGCATCGGAATCGTGCTGGCGGTGCTCGGCGGCATCTGCGCATTTGCCACGTCGACGACGATCAACCACCGGCAGCAGGTGCTGACCACCGTGCTCAACCACACCGAGCCGCTGTCGTTCGCCGCCGGACGGCTCTACACCACCCTGTCGGTCGCCGACGCGGCGGCGGCGACCGCGTTCATCGCCGAAGCCGAGCCCCCGCCCGTCCGGCAGCGCTACGAGCAGGCCATCACCGACGCGTCGGTGGCGGTGACCCGCGCATCGAGCGGGCTGACCGACGAACCGCTGGTGCAGCTCTTGGGCCGGATCAACGCCGAACTGGCCGTCTACACCGGCCTGATCGAAATCGCGCGGACCAACAACCGGGAGGGCAACCCGGTCGGGTCGTCGTATCTGTCGGAGGCCTCGGGGCTGATGCAGTCGACGATCCTGCCGGACGCCGCGCAGCTGTATCAGGCGACGTCGGAGCGGGTGGACGCGGAGACCACGGCGTCCACGCAGATCCCGGCGCCGGTCATCCTGGTGGTCACCGCCACCGCGGTCTTCGGCATCTTCGCCCATCGCTGGCTGGCCAGGCGCACCCGGCGCCGAATCAACCCGGGCCTGGTCGTCGGCGGCCTCGCTATCCTCGTCATGGTGGTGTGGGTCGGAACTGCGCTGACCATCTCCACGGCCGCCAGCCGGAGCGCCAAGGACACCGCCGCCGACTCGCTGCGGATCGTGACCAACGTCGCGATCACCGCGCAGCAGGCGCGAGCGGACGAGACGCTGTCGCTGATCCGTCGTGGGGATGAGGAGAAGCGCAAGCAGTCGTTCTATCAGCGCATCGACTCCATGCACACCCAGCTCGACCAGTACATGGTCCGCAGTGACGCCGTCGACAAGCCCGACCTGCAGGGCGCCGACCAGCTGCTGCTGCGCTGGCGGCAGGCCAACGACCGGATCAACTCCTACATCTCGGTGGGCAACTACCGCGCCGCCACGCAGGTCGCGCTGGGCAGCAGCGAAGACGACTCCACCCCGGCGTTCGACAAGCTCGAGGACCAGCTGGTGAAGGCCATCGACCAGAGCCGCGCCCACCTGCGCAACGACGTTCTCAACGCGCGCAACGGGCTGTCCGGCGCCCAGGTCGGCGGCGTGGTGCTCAGCCTCGGCGCGGCCGTCGCGGTGGCGCTGGGCCTGTGGCCCCGGCTGAGAGAGTATCGATGA
- a CDS encoding NUDIX hydrolase: protein MQGDGDGWVVSDSGGHYWGRYGAAGLLLRAPRPDGMPAVLLQHRAVWSHQGGTWGLPGGARDSHETPEETAVREAQEEAGLDGERLTVRSTVVTAEVAGLGGARWTYTTVVADATELLRTVPNGESAEMRWVAEDEVAGLPLHPGFAASWHRLRTATALVPLGHADERRRHLPRTVEIDDGVFVWCVPGEADHAPLHPRINSLLQALT from the coding sequence GTGCAGGGCGACGGTGACGGTTGGGTGGTTTCCGACAGCGGCGGCCACTACTGGGGCCGCTACGGCGCCGCGGGTCTGTTGCTGCGGGCCCCGCGGCCGGACGGCATGCCCGCGGTGCTGCTGCAGCATCGGGCGGTGTGGAGCCACCAGGGCGGGACCTGGGGCCTGCCGGGCGGTGCCCGCGACAGCCACGAGACTCCGGAGGAGACCGCGGTGCGCGAGGCGCAGGAGGAGGCGGGCCTGGACGGCGAGCGGCTGACCGTGCGGTCGACGGTGGTCACGGCCGAGGTCGCGGGCCTCGGCGGCGCGCGCTGGACCTACACCACGGTCGTCGCCGACGCCACCGAGTTGCTGCGGACCGTTCCCAACGGGGAGAGCGCCGAGATGCGCTGGGTCGCCGAGGACGAGGTGGCCGGGCTGCCGCTGCATCCGGGCTTCGCGGCGAGCTGGCACCGGCTGCGCACGGCCACGGCGCTGGTGCCGCTGGGGCACGCCGACGAGCGGCGCCGGCACCTGCCCCGGACCGTCGAGATCGACGACGGAGTGTTCGTTTGGTGTGTGCCGGGCGAGGCCGATCACGCGCCCCTGCATCCGCGGATCAACTCGCTGCTGCAAGCGCTGACCTGA
- the thiE gene encoding thiamine phosphate synthase, translating into MHQRVSRLAAARLYLCTDARRERGDLARFADAALAGGVDIIQLRDKGSPGEQRFGPLEARDELAACEILADAARRHGALFAVNDRADIARAAGADVLHLGQGDLPPDTAREIVGPDTLLGLSSHDADQAAAAAAGAPDYFCVGPCWPTPTKPGRAAPGLGLVRAAANLGTQKPWFAIGGIDEQRLPEVLAAGARRIVVVRAITAAADPRAAARRLRSALAAAS; encoded by the coding sequence GTGCATCAGCGAGTTTCCCGGCTGGCCGCGGCGCGGCTTTATCTCTGCACCGACGCGCGCCGGGAGCGTGGCGATCTGGCCCGGTTCGCGGACGCCGCCCTGGCCGGCGGCGTCGACATCATCCAGCTGCGCGACAAGGGGTCCCCCGGCGAGCAGCGGTTCGGGCCCCTCGAGGCGCGCGACGAGCTGGCCGCGTGCGAGATCCTGGCCGACGCGGCGCGCCGGCACGGCGCCCTGTTCGCGGTCAACGACCGGGCGGACATCGCCCGCGCGGCCGGCGCCGACGTGCTGCACCTGGGCCAGGGCGACCTGCCCCCGGACACCGCGCGCGAGATCGTCGGCCCGGACACGCTGCTCGGCCTGTCCAGCCACGATGCCGACCAGGCCGCCGCGGCGGCCGCCGGCGCGCCTGACTACTTCTGCGTCGGCCCCTGCTGGCCGACCCCGACCAAGCCGGGGCGCGCGGCGCCGGGCCTGGGCCTGGTGCGGGCCGCCGCGAACCTGGGCACCCAGAAGCCGTGGTTCGCCATCGGTGGGATCGACGAGCAGCGGCTGCCCGAGGTGCTCGCGGCCGGCGCCCGCCGCATCGTGGTGGTTCGCGCGATCACCGCGGCCGCCGACCCACGGGCCGCGGCGCGGCGGCTCAGGTCAGCGCTTGCAGCAGCGAGTTGA
- the thiO gene encoding glycine oxidase ThiO: protein MPTDHGSLAVIGGGVIGLAVARRAALAGWAVRVHRTADKGASWVAGGMLAPHSEGWPGEERLLQLGLESLRLWREGGFLDGLPPEVVTARESLVVAVDRADVADLQTVADWLSAQGHPVIWESAARELEPLLAQGIRHGFRAPTELAVDNRAVLDALSAECERLGVRWAPPAHDLTVDGDAVVIANGIDAPALWPGLPVRPVKGEVLRLRWRRGCMPVPQRVIRARVHGRQVYLVPRADGVVVGATQYEHGRDTAPVVSGVRDLLDDACAVLPALGEYELAECAAGLRPMTPDNLPLVQRLDERTLVAGGHGRSGFLLAPWTAEQILSELAPVGARS from the coding sequence ATGCCGACAGACCATGGGTCGTTGGCCGTCATCGGCGGCGGCGTCATCGGGCTCGCGGTGGCGCGCCGAGCGGCGCTGGCCGGCTGGGCGGTGCGGGTGCACCGCACCGCCGACAAGGGCGCGTCCTGGGTCGCCGGCGGCATGCTGGCCCCGCACAGCGAAGGCTGGCCCGGCGAGGAACGGCTGCTGCAACTGGGTCTGGAGTCGCTGCGGCTGTGGCGGGAGGGTGGCTTCCTGGACGGGCTGCCGCCGGAAGTGGTGACCGCCCGGGAGTCGCTGGTGGTGGCCGTCGACCGCGCCGACGTGGCGGACCTGCAGACCGTCGCCGACTGGTTGTCGGCGCAGGGGCATCCGGTGATCTGGGAGTCGGCCGCCCGAGAACTGGAACCGCTGCTGGCGCAAGGCATCCGGCACGGCTTTCGCGCGCCCACCGAGCTTGCGGTGGACAACCGCGCGGTGCTGGATGCGCTGTCCGCGGAATGCGAGCGACTCGGGGTGCGCTGGGCGCCGCCCGCGCACGACCTGACGGTCGACGGCGACGCGGTGGTGATCGCCAACGGCATCGACGCCCCCGCGCTGTGGCCGGGCCTGCCGGTGCGCCCGGTCAAGGGCGAGGTGTTGCGCCTGCGCTGGCGGCGGGGCTGTATGCCGGTGCCGCAGCGCGTCATTCGCGCGCGTGTGCACGGGCGCCAGGTGTACCTGGTTCCCCGCGCGGACGGGGTGGTCGTCGGGGCCACCCAGTACGAGCACGGGCGCGACACGGCCCCGGTGGTCTCGGGGGTGCGCGACCTGCTCGACGACGCCTGTGCGGTGTTGCCGGCTCTGGGCGAGTACGAGCTGGCCGAGTGTGCCGCCGGGCTGCGCCCGATGACACCGGACAACCTGCCGCTGGTGCAACGCCTGGACGAGCGGACCCTGGTCGCCGGCGGTCACGGCCGATCCGGGTTTCTGCTGGCGCCGTGGACGGCGGAGCAGATTTTGTCCGAACTGGCCCCGGTCGGAGCCCGGTCATGA
- the thiS gene encoding sulfur carrier protein ThiS, whose translation MIVVVNERKVEVGDQTTVAALLESLGYPDRGVAVAMDSAVLPRSRWGTTLFDGARVEVVTAVQGG comes from the coding sequence ATGATCGTCGTGGTGAACGAGCGGAAGGTCGAGGTCGGCGATCAGACCACGGTGGCCGCGCTGCTGGAGTCGCTGGGCTACCCCGACCGGGGGGTGGCGGTGGCCATGGATTCTGCGGTGCTGCCGCGATCACGTTGGGGAACGACGCTTTTCGACGGCGCGCGCGTCGAGGTCGTGACGGCGGTGCAAGGTGGCTGA
- the thiG gene encoding thiazole synthase (functions in thiamine (vitamin B1) biosynthesis; in Bacillus subtilis this enzyme catalyzes the formation of thiazole from dehydroxyglycine and 1-deoxy-D-xylulose-5-phosphate and ThiS-thiocarboxylate) encodes MGTGGATSLAALEEALVASGTELTTVAMRRVDSEGGTGLLDLLNRLGITPLPNTAGCRSAAEAVLTAQLAREALTTNWVKLEVIADERTLLPDAVELVRAAEQLVDDGFVVLPYTNDDPVLARRLEDAGCAAVMPLGSPIGTGLGITNPHNIEMIVARAGVPVVLDAGIGTASDAALAMELGCDAVLLATAVTRAAEPATMAAAMAAAVTAGYLARRAGRIPKRFWAQASSPPK; translated from the coding sequence ATGGGCACCGGGGGAGCGACCAGCCTGGCCGCGCTCGAGGAGGCGCTGGTCGCCTCGGGCACCGAGCTGACCACCGTCGCGATGCGGCGGGTCGACTCCGAGGGCGGGACGGGTCTGCTGGACCTGCTCAACCGGCTCGGCATCACCCCGCTGCCCAATACCGCGGGGTGCCGCAGCGCGGCCGAGGCGGTGCTCACCGCGCAGCTGGCCCGCGAGGCGCTGACCACCAACTGGGTCAAGCTGGAGGTCATCGCCGACGAACGCACGCTGCTGCCCGACGCGGTCGAATTGGTGCGGGCGGCGGAGCAATTGGTCGACGACGGGTTCGTCGTGCTGCCTTACACCAATGACGACCCGGTGCTGGCGCGCCGGCTCGAAGACGCCGGATGCGCGGCCGTCATGCCGCTGGGTTCGCCGATCGGCACCGGCCTGGGCATCACCAACCCGCACAACATCGAGATGATCGTCGCCCGGGCCGGTGTCCCGGTGGTGCTCGACGCCGGCATCGGCACCGCCAGCGACGCCGCGCTGGCGATGGAATTGGGGTGCGACGCCGTGCTTTTGGCGACCGCGGTGACGCGGGCCGCCGAGCCCGCCACGATGGCTGCCGCGATGGCCGCCGCCGTCACCGCCGGCTATCTGGCCCGCCGGGCCGGGCGAATCCCCAAACGCTTCTGGGCGCAGGCATCCAGCCCGCCAAAATGA
- a CDS encoding SGNH/GDSL hydrolase family protein translates to MKRYVALGSSMAAGPGIRPRAPDAPWGSGRSARNYPHLVARRCGLELVDVTFSGATTAHVLADHQRGSPPQITALNGSESLVTITIGGNDVGYIPLLMAASLPRLARRLPLLGARISELLDADARVEALDALFESLCAVGRAVRQRAPRARVFFVDYLTVLPPAGTPAAPLSEADADLGRHVAATLERLTADAATATGCDVVGAAAVSREHHAWSAEPWTTKPGVPLPGRAAPLHPNAAGMRAAAELVCALW, encoded by the coding sequence ATGAAACGGTATGTGGCGCTTGGTAGTTCGATGGCGGCCGGCCCAGGCATCCGGCCCCGCGCCCCGGACGCCCCGTGGGGTTCTGGCCGGTCGGCGCGCAACTATCCCCACCTGGTCGCGCGGCGATGCGGGCTCGAGCTGGTAGACGTGACCTTTTCCGGAGCGACCACCGCGCACGTGCTCGCCGATCACCAGCGCGGCTCACCGCCCCAGATCACCGCCCTGAACGGCTCGGAAAGCCTGGTGACCATCACGATCGGCGGCAACGACGTCGGCTACATACCGCTGCTGATGGCCGCCTCGCTGCCCCGCCTGGCCCGGCGGCTGCCGCTGCTCGGCGCGCGCATTTCCGAACTGCTGGACGCCGATGCGCGGGTCGAGGCCCTTGACGCGCTGTTCGAATCGTTGTGCGCCGTCGGGCGCGCGGTGCGCCAGCGTGCCCCACGCGCCCGGGTCTTCTTCGTCGACTACCTGACCGTACTGCCGCCCGCGGGCACTCCGGCCGCACCGCTCTCCGAGGCGGACGCCGACCTCGGTCGCCACGTGGCCGCGACGCTGGAAAGACTCACGGCCGACGCGGCGACGGCAACGGGGTGCGACGTGGTCGGCGCCGCCGCGGTCAGCCGTGAACACCACGCGTGGTCGGCTGAGCCGTGGACCACGAAACCCGGTGTGCCGCTGCCGGGCCGGGCCGCCCCGTTGCACCCGAACGCCGCCGGGATGCGCGCCGCCGCCGAACTGGTATGCGCGCTGTGGTGA
- a CDS encoding serine/threonine protein kinase, translating into MSHLTTALRAVSAAALTGSLAFAGAGPAVAEPNTGTAADMNTLAANLSKGYGLNNCKPQELTESGELAELLCGQSPDPSGPGSGVYALFSNGTNLASAFSSTIKDVSLAACGDAGQSPGTWKQNGQTGGQIACGTYKNYAVLTWTTDAKNVLGHLTSSNSDVNALYQWWRTNG; encoded by the coding sequence ATGTCACATCTCACCACCGCGCTGCGCGCCGTGTCGGCCGCAGCCCTCACCGGCAGTTTGGCTTTCGCGGGTGCCGGCCCCGCGGTCGCCGAACCCAACACCGGCACCGCCGCCGATATGAACACCCTGGCAGCCAACCTGTCGAAGGGCTACGGCCTCAACAACTGCAAGCCGCAGGAGTTGACCGAATCCGGCGAACTCGCCGAGCTCCTGTGCGGGCAGAGCCCCGACCCCAGCGGGCCGGGCTCCGGCGTATATGCCCTGTTCTCCAACGGCACGAATCTGGCTTCCGCGTTCAGCTCAACCATCAAAGACGTGTCGCTGGCCGCGTGCGGCGACGCCGGGCAGTCGCCGGGAACGTGGAAGCAGAACGGCCAGACGGGCGGGCAGATCGCCTGCGGCACCTACAAGAACTACGCGGTGTTGACCTGGACCACCGACGCCAAGAACGTTCTGGGCCACCTCACCTCGTCCAACTCGGACGTCAACGCCCTCTACCAGTGGTGGCGCACGAACGGCTGA